A genome region from Frankineae bacterium MT45 includes the following:
- a CDS encoding Histidine kinase-like ATPase domain-containing protein, giving the protein MMDNVRSMGSPDVTGLPVTISLPQTSDAPAVARAFVATHVARLAPSLVDDAELLVSELVTNALVHGRPAITVQIAASETGLTLSVSDAGDPIPQSRAAAHPGLPNGRGLLIVDSVAADWGVIPAVPLPGKTVWFELPLA; this is encoded by the coding sequence ATGATGGACAACGTGCGCAGCATGGGGAGTCCTGACGTGACCGGCCTTCCAGTGACGATCTCCTTGCCGCAGACCTCCGACGCGCCGGCTGTCGCCCGCGCCTTCGTGGCAACCCATGTCGCCCGCCTGGCCCCGTCCCTGGTCGATGACGCCGAGCTTCTCGTCTCCGAACTGGTGACGAACGCGCTCGTCCATGGTCGGCCGGCGATCACCGTGCAGATCGCCGCCTCGGAGACGGGCCTGACCCTCTCGGTCAGCGACGCGGGCGACCCGATCCCGCAGAGCCGCGCCGCGGCTCACCCGGGCCTGCCGAACGGGCGTGGGCTGCTCATCGTGGATTCGGTCGCCGCCGACTGGGGCGTGATTCCGGCCGTGCCACTACCGGGAAAAACCGTCTGGTTCGAGCTGCCGCTCGCCTGA
- a CDS encoding 2-oxoglutarate dehydrogenase E1 component, whose amino-acid sequence MVQPRIRGLQLNLSTGNITQGGRTNVATNESTNNESTAVVSNDFGANEWLVEEMYDRYRENPASVDPAWHEFFADFRPSGVIGAPANGASAPAAAAAPSAPNTPVGQPPQPVATRPAPQAVPAPSEGEPATEMRTPSRSDAATPAPVTNSTPAPKAPAVASDGPHETVLRGAAARVVTNMEGSLAVPTATSVRAVPAKLIADNRVVINNHLRRGRGGKVSFTHIIGYAVVKALASTPQMNNFYAEINGKPNVVTPEHVNLGIAIDLVNKDGSRALVVASIKAAETLDFAGFWSAYEDIIRRARAGKLTADDFAGTTISLTNPGTIGTNHSVPRLMAGQGTIVGVGAMEYPAEFSGMSPEGLTERAISKIMTLTSTYDHRIIQGAQSGEFLRQIHQALLADDFYDEIFAALRIPYQPIRWMVDRDVSHEGQIDKSARVIELINAYRANGHLMADTDPLEFTVRTHPDLDITRHGLTLWDLDREFPVGGFAGEKLMKLRDVLGVLRDAYCRRVGVEYMHIIDPEQRRWLQSRIEVSSPPPNREEQLHILGRLNVAEALETFLQTKYVGQKRFSLEGAETVIALCDAILSQAAEQGLEEVVIGMPHRGRLNVLANIVGKPYAKIFNEFEGNIDPGTAQGSGDVKYHLGAEGVFTTPNGKTIDVSLTANPSHLEAVDSVLEGIVRAKQDVLNKGEDGFTVLPLMMHGDAAFAGQGVVAETLNLSQLRGYRTGGTVHVVVNNQVGFTTSPTSSRSSLYCTDVARMIAAPIFHVNGDDPEACVRVAKLAVEFRREFKKDVVIDMVCYRRRGHNEADNPSFTQPLMYDIIDAKRSVRKIYTEALVGRGDITLGDAEAALKDFQSQLEKVFLETRNATGKSTPEPELDHLNPAQSVTTATSMETIKRIADAYANPPEGFTIHPRLKPQIDRRVAMASNGAVDWATAELFAFGALVLEGRAVRLAGQDSRRGTFTQRHAVLIDRSDGEEYTPLRYLAEDQAPFWVYDSLLSEFAAMGFEYGYSVVRDDALVCWEAQFGDFADGAQTIIDEFIASGEAKWGQRSAVSLLLPHGYEGQGPDHSSGRPERFLQLSAENNMTVAMCSTPANYFHLLRRQGLSPVRRPLVAFTPKSLLRLKAAVSQLDDFTNGSFQPVIGDRTIDPSGVNRVVLCSGKVYYDLLAAREARTDVAIVRVEQLYPLPAEEIRAELARYGDVELVWAQEEPANQGAWPFIALNLPEHLDGRPLRRASRKASASPAVGSSRVHEVQQHDVVASALG is encoded by the coding sequence ATGGTTCAGCCGCGGATACGCGGCCTCCAACTCAATCTATCCACCGGAAACATCACCCAAGGCGGCCGGACGAACGTGGCGACCAATGAGTCCACTAACAACGAAAGCACAGCAGTAGTCAGCAATGACTTCGGCGCAAACGAGTGGCTCGTCGAGGAGATGTACGACCGATACCGGGAGAATCCGGCCAGTGTCGACCCGGCCTGGCATGAGTTCTTCGCCGACTTCCGCCCGTCCGGTGTGATCGGAGCACCGGCCAACGGAGCGTCGGCACCGGCCGCGGCCGCCGCCCCTAGCGCGCCGAACACCCCCGTTGGCCAGCCCCCGCAGCCGGTCGCCACCCGGCCGGCACCGCAGGCCGTACCGGCACCGTCCGAGGGTGAACCAGCCACCGAGATGCGGACCCCGAGCCGTTCCGACGCCGCTACACCGGCCCCTGTGACCAACTCCACACCGGCGCCCAAGGCTCCGGCCGTGGCGTCCGACGGGCCCCACGAGACGGTCCTCCGCGGCGCGGCGGCCCGTGTGGTCACCAATATGGAGGGGTCGCTCGCCGTCCCGACCGCGACGAGCGTCCGAGCCGTCCCGGCGAAGCTGATCGCCGACAACCGCGTCGTCATCAACAACCACCTGCGCCGCGGGCGTGGCGGCAAGGTCAGCTTCACGCACATCATCGGATACGCCGTCGTGAAGGCGCTGGCCAGCACGCCGCAGATGAACAACTTCTACGCCGAGATCAACGGCAAGCCGAACGTCGTCACGCCGGAGCACGTCAATCTCGGCATCGCGATCGACCTCGTCAACAAGGACGGTTCGCGCGCCCTCGTCGTGGCCAGCATCAAGGCGGCCGAGACGCTCGACTTCGCCGGATTCTGGTCGGCCTACGAGGACATCATCCGCCGCGCCCGCGCCGGCAAGCTCACCGCCGACGACTTCGCCGGTACCACAATCAGCCTCACCAACCCGGGCACGATCGGCACCAACCACTCGGTGCCCCGCCTGATGGCCGGTCAGGGCACCATCGTCGGCGTCGGCGCCATGGAGTACCCGGCCGAGTTCAGCGGTATGAGCCCCGAAGGTCTCACCGAGCGCGCGATCAGCAAGATCATGACGCTCACCTCCACCTACGATCACCGCATCATTCAGGGCGCACAGTCGGGCGAGTTCCTCCGCCAGATCCACCAGGCCCTGCTCGCCGACGACTTCTACGACGAGATCTTCGCGGCGCTGCGGATTCCGTACCAGCCGATTCGCTGGATGGTCGACCGCGACGTCAGCCACGAAGGCCAGATCGACAAGAGCGCGCGGGTCATCGAACTGATCAACGCCTACCGGGCCAATGGTCACCTGATGGCCGACACCGACCCGCTCGAGTTCACCGTGCGCACCCACCCCGACCTCGACATCACCCGCCACGGCCTCACCCTCTGGGACCTCGACCGTGAGTTCCCGGTCGGCGGATTCGCCGGCGAGAAGCTGATGAAGCTGCGCGACGTCCTCGGTGTCCTGCGCGACGCCTACTGCCGCCGCGTCGGCGTCGAGTACATGCACATCATCGACCCGGAGCAGCGGCGCTGGCTGCAGTCGCGCATCGAGGTGTCGAGCCCGCCGCCGAACCGCGAGGAGCAGCTGCACATCCTGGGCCGCCTCAACGTCGCCGAAGCGCTCGAGACATTCCTGCAGACCAAGTACGTCGGTCAGAAGCGCTTCAGTCTGGAGGGCGCCGAGACGGTAATCGCGCTCTGCGACGCCATCCTCTCCCAAGCCGCCGAGCAGGGGCTGGAGGAGGTGGTCATCGGCATGCCGCACCGGGGCCGGCTCAACGTCCTGGCCAACATCGTCGGCAAGCCGTACGCCAAGATCTTCAATGAATTCGAGGGGAACATCGATCCGGGCACCGCTCAGGGCTCCGGCGACGTGAAGTACCACCTCGGCGCGGAGGGTGTCTTCACCACGCCCAACGGCAAGACGATCGACGTCTCGCTCACCGCCAACCCGTCCCATCTCGAGGCGGTGGACTCGGTGCTGGAGGGCATCGTCCGGGCCAAGCAGGACGTGCTGAACAAGGGCGAGGACGGCTTCACCGTGCTCCCGCTGATGATGCACGGCGATGCCGCCTTCGCCGGCCAAGGCGTGGTTGCGGAGACGCTGAACCTCTCGCAGCTGCGGGGTTACCGCACCGGCGGCACCGTGCACGTCGTCGTGAACAACCAGGTCGGCTTCACCACCTCGCCGACGTCCTCGCGTTCGAGCCTCTACTGCACCGACGTCGCCCGGATGATCGCCGCGCCGATCTTCCACGTCAACGGTGACGACCCGGAGGCCTGCGTGCGGGTGGCCAAGCTTGCGGTGGAGTTCCGCCGCGAGTTCAAGAAGGACGTCGTCATCGACATGGTCTGCTACCGCCGCCGTGGTCACAACGAGGCCGACAACCCGTCCTTCACCCAGCCGCTGATGTACGACATCATCGACGCCAAGCGCAGCGTCCGGAAGATCTACACCGAGGCGCTCGTCGGCCGCGGTGACATCACGCTCGGCGATGCCGAGGCCGCCCTGAAGGACTTCCAGTCGCAGTTGGAGAAGGTCTTCCTGGAGACCCGCAACGCCACTGGCAAGTCCACCCCGGAGCCGGAGCTCGATCACCTCAACCCGGCGCAGAGCGTCACCACCGCCACCAGCATGGAGACGATCAAGCGGATCGCCGATGCCTACGCGAACCCGCCGGAGGGCTTCACGATTCACCCGCGGCTGAAGCCGCAGATCGATCGCCGGGTCGCGATGGCCAGTAACGGAGCGGTCGACTGGGCCACCGCCGAGCTCTTCGCCTTCGGCGCCCTGGTCCTCGAGGGACGCGCGGTGCGGCTCGCCGGGCAGGACTCGCGCCGCGGCACCTTCACCCAGCGCCACGCGGTCCTCATCGACCGAAGCGACGGCGAGGAGTACACCCCGCTGCGCTACCTGGCCGAGGACCAGGCACCGTTCTGGGTCTACGACTCACTGCTGAGTGAGTTCGCCGCGATGGGCTTCGAGTACGGCTACTCGGTCGTGCGGGATGACGCCCTCGTCTGCTGGGAGGCCCAGTTCGGTGACTTCGCCGACGGCGCCCAGACGATCATCGACGAGTTCATCGCCTCCGGCGAGGCCAAGTGGGGTCAGCGTTCGGCCGTCTCGCTACTGCTGCCGCACGGCTACGAGGGGCAGGGGCCGGACCACTCGTCAGGACGTCCGGAGCGTTTCTTGCAGCTCTCGGCTGAGAACAACATGACGGTGGCGATGTGCTCGACGCCGGCCAACTACTTCCACCTGCTCCGCCGCCAGGGACTCTCCCCGGTGCGTCGGCCGCTGGTCGCCTTCACGCCCAAGTCGCTGCTGCGGTTGAAGGCGGCGGTGAGCCAGCTCGACGACTTCACCAACGGCTCGTTCCAGCCGGTGATCGGTGATCGCACGATCGACCCGTCCGGGGTCAACCGCGTCGTCCTCTGCTCCGGGAAGGTCTACTACGACCTGCTCGCCGCCCGCGAAGCCCGCACCGACGTGGCGATCGTGCGGGTCGAGCAGCTCTACCCGCTGCCGGCCGAGGAGATCCGCGCCGAGCTGGCACGCTACGGCGACGTGGAGCTGGTCTGGGCCCAGGAGGAGCCGGCGAACCAGGGCGCGTGGCCATTCATCGCGCTCAACCTCCCCGAGCACCTCGACGGCCGTCCGCTGCGTCGCGCTTCACGGAAGGCCTCCGCATCTCCGGCGGTCGGCTCGTCGCGGGTGCACGAGGTGCAGCAGCACGACGTGGTGGCCAGCGCCCTCGGCTAA
- a CDS encoding Mannosyltransferase (PIG-V), protein MGTGTLSKKAAGSKKAAVKAPSSKRTTPQNEATGPGWVSKYWGTAEQPTEFRAFVGPIIALVLGLKLFVYMIGVTANELFSNTGFTSISARFDIWNRWDAPHYLSVAQYGYQTSGDPANFVVFFPGYPWMVRLFAIPLGGNYLLAAFAVSTIASIAAALLLGYLVRGDSGDSELALRAVWFFLIFPTSYFLHLPYTESLFMACILGTFLAARLDRWLLAGVVGALATLTRINGLVLLPALAVEAYSQYRVSGRIRLQWLWITLAGLGIAVYLFMNYHVYGRPFAFMTVQREHWYKTLQWPWTGIHSKIEAGHGAKPSDKAILVNQELLYIVIGAVATIATWIWLRPSYAIWMTGNWLLFTSTSYILSTPRYTLTLFPIFILLAKVGKNRIVAMLVSFWSILFLGLFTSLFAIGSWAY, encoded by the coding sequence GTGGGGACAGGCACTCTGAGCAAGAAGGCAGCAGGTAGTAAGAAAGCGGCGGTCAAGGCACCCAGCAGCAAGCGCACGACCCCACAGAACGAGGCGACCGGCCCAGGCTGGGTCTCAAAGTACTGGGGCACGGCCGAGCAGCCGACCGAGTTCCGCGCCTTCGTCGGGCCGATCATCGCGCTCGTCCTCGGCCTGAAGCTCTTCGTCTACATGATCGGTGTCACCGCCAACGAGCTCTTCAGCAACACCGGGTTCACCTCGATCAGCGCCCGCTTCGACATCTGGAACCGGTGGGACGCCCCCCACTACCTTTCGGTCGCGCAGTACGGCTATCAGACCAGCGGCGACCCCGCAAACTTCGTGGTCTTCTTCCCCGGCTACCCGTGGATGGTGCGTCTCTTCGCCATTCCGCTGGGCGGCAACTACCTGCTGGCCGCCTTCGCGGTCTCCACGATCGCCTCGATCGCGGCGGCCCTGCTGCTCGGCTACCTGGTCCGCGGCGACAGTGGCGACAGCGAACTCGCGCTCCGAGCCGTCTGGTTCTTCCTCATCTTCCCGACCAGCTACTTCCTACACCTGCCGTACACCGAGAGCCTCTTCATGGCCTGCATTCTCGGCACATTCCTGGCCGCCCGCCTCGACCGCTGGCTGCTGGCCGGAGTGGTCGGCGCACTGGCCACCCTGACCCGGATCAACGGCCTGGTGCTGCTGCCCGCGCTGGCGGTCGAGGCCTACAGCCAGTACCGGGTCAGCGGGCGCATCCGGCTGCAGTGGCTCTGGATCACGCTGGCCGGCCTGGGAATCGCCGTGTACCTCTTCATGAACTACCACGTCTACGGCCGTCCATTCGCCTTCATGACCGTGCAGCGCGAGCACTGGTACAAGACCCTGCAGTGGCCGTGGACCGGCATCCACTCCAAGATCGAAGCAGGCCACGGCGCCAAGCCCAGCGACAAGGCGATCCTGGTCAACCAGGAGCTGCTCTACATCGTCATCGGCGCGGTGGCCACGATCGCGACGTGGATCTGGCTGCGCCCGTCGTATGCCATCTGGATGACCGGTAACTGGCTGCTGTTCACCAGCACCAGCTACATCCTCTCCACCCCGCGCTACACCCTCACTCTCTTCCCGATCTTCATCCTGCTGGCGAAGGTCGGTAAGAACCGCATCGTCGCGATGCTGGTGAGCTTCTGGTCGATCCTCTTCCTCGGCCTCTTCACGTCCCTCTTCGCCATCGGCAGTTGGGCGTACTAG
- a CDS encoding DNA-binding response regulator, OmpR family, contains REC and winged-helix (wHTH) domain translates to MTLTPEQAQRGLVLVAEDDVSIADILRLYLTKAGYGVHVERDGAAALASVRSLKPAAVVLDVGLPSMDGIEICRQLRAEQNWTVILFVTARDEEIDRVLGLELGADDYIVKPFSPREVVARVKSALRRAAGVVTTSATLTLGAVRLEPGSRRVYAGESEVSLTATEFDLLAFLMRSPGQVFDRDQLLSHVWGYAAGAGTRTVDVHIAQLRSKLGTLSPVRTVRGVGYSAEAAN, encoded by the coding sequence GTGACGCTGACCCCGGAGCAGGCGCAGCGCGGCCTGGTGCTCGTGGCCGAGGACGATGTCTCGATCGCCGACATCCTGCGCCTCTACCTCACCAAGGCCGGGTACGGGGTGCACGTCGAGCGCGATGGCGCCGCCGCCCTGGCGAGCGTCCGCTCGCTGAAGCCGGCCGCGGTGGTCCTCGATGTCGGGCTGCCATCGATGGACGGAATCGAGATCTGCCGCCAGCTTCGGGCCGAGCAGAACTGGACCGTCATCCTCTTCGTCACCGCGCGGGACGAGGAGATCGATCGCGTCCTCGGCCTGGAATTGGGCGCCGACGACTACATCGTCAAGCCCTTCTCCCCGCGCGAAGTGGTGGCGCGGGTGAAGAGCGCGCTGCGGCGCGCGGCCGGGGTGGTCACCACCAGTGCCACCCTCACCCTCGGTGCGGTGCGGCTGGAGCCCGGATCCCGGCGCGTCTATGCCGGCGAGTCCGAAGTCTCGCTCACCGCCACCGAGTTCGACCTGCTGGCCTTCCTGATGCGGAGCCCTGGGCAGGTCTTCGATCGCGATCAACTGCTCAGCCACGTCTGGGGGTATGCCGCCGGTGCCGGAACCCGAACCGTCGACGTGCACATCGCGCAACTGCGTTCAAAACTAGGCACATTGAGCCCCGTGCGTACTGTGCGCGGCGTCGGCTACTCGGCGGAAGCAGCGAATTGA
- a CDS encoding two-component system, OmpR family, sensor histidine kinase BaeS, with protein sequence MSAAPRPLAYRIALLAATVSVLTALVGGVISIGLIRHTSQQSAQKTLARLADAAQAAANEGASAQTSQLRARQELLAINVQVATVNSRGVVAGRGNLAVEATTPAVISRLLAGESVSMTRRIDGQLVLVEGRPTNAGGLVLAQRRADAVAVSDRAVRLILFALAGAVGLSIGLSLLVTWRLSRPLKRTAQAAHLLAVGRRDILVEPEGPAEMVDVAVALNVLSANLATSESRQREFLLAVSHDLRTPLTAISGYAESLVDEVVTDDQVPRVAGVMLEEARRLERMIADLLDLARLDSAEFRVDFIDVDLTSWAEAAGAVWRSRCAANGVEFLLQVPPTPLWARTDPARLRQVIDGLLENALRVTPVGAPIVLALGWTGGSSNAVIEVRDGGPGLRDEDLPVAFERSVLYERYRGVRQVGTGLGLAIVKGLTTRLGGQIAAGHAPEGGARFTVWLPITPVTGTPTP encoded by the coding sequence TTGAGCGCCGCTCCCCGTCCGCTCGCCTACCGGATCGCGCTGCTCGCGGCCACGGTTTCGGTCCTCACGGCGCTGGTCGGCGGCGTCATCTCGATCGGGCTGATTCGCCACACCAGCCAGCAGAGTGCCCAGAAAACATTGGCCAGACTGGCCGACGCGGCCCAGGCCGCGGCCAATGAGGGAGCCAGCGCCCAGACCAGCCAGCTGCGGGCCCGCCAGGAACTGCTGGCCATCAACGTCCAGGTGGCCACGGTCAATTCTCGTGGCGTGGTGGCTGGGCGTGGGAACCTCGCTGTCGAGGCCACCACCCCAGCGGTCATCTCCCGATTGCTCGCCGGCGAGTCGGTTTCGATGACCAGACGAATCGACGGTCAGCTCGTGCTCGTCGAGGGTCGTCCGACAAATGCTGGGGGTTTGGTTCTCGCTCAGCGCCGGGCCGACGCGGTTGCGGTGAGCGATCGGGCCGTCCGGTTGATCCTCTTCGCGCTGGCCGGTGCCGTTGGGCTCTCGATCGGGTTGAGCCTGCTCGTCACCTGGCGCCTCTCCCGGCCGCTGAAGCGAACCGCTCAGGCGGCGCACCTGCTGGCGGTGGGTCGGCGGGACATCCTGGTCGAGCCGGAGGGGCCGGCGGAGATGGTGGATGTCGCGGTTGCCCTCAACGTCCTCTCCGCGAACCTGGCCACGTCGGAGTCCCGGCAACGTGAGTTTCTCCTTGCCGTATCGCATGATCTGCGCACACCGCTGACGGCGATCTCCGGCTATGCCGAGTCGCTGGTGGACGAGGTGGTCACCGATGACCAGGTACCCCGAGTAGCCGGCGTGATGCTGGAGGAGGCCCGTCGCCTGGAGCGGATGATCGCGGATCTGCTCGACCTGGCCCGTCTCGACTCGGCCGAGTTCCGGGTCGACTTCATCGATGTGGATCTCACCAGTTGGGCCGAGGCGGCCGGTGCGGTCTGGCGCTCGCGTTGTGCGGCCAACGGAGTGGAGTTCCTGCTGCAGGTTCCGCCGACTCCGCTCTGGGCTCGCACCGACCCGGCGCGGCTGCGCCAGGTGATCGACGGCCTGTTGGAGAACGCGCTGCGTGTCACGCCGGTGGGGGCGCCGATCGTGCTGGCCCTCGGGTGGACCGGCGGATCGTCGAATGCCGTGATTGAGGTACGCGACGGCGGGCCGGGGCTGCGCGATGAGGATCTGCCCGTGGCCTTCGAGCGCTCGGTTCTCTATGAGCGCTACCGCGGTGTCCGTCAGGTCGGCACCGGACTGGGCCTGGCCATCGTCAAGGGCCTGACCACCCGGCTCGGCGGCCAGATCGCCGCCGGACACGCCCCCGAGGGCGGGGCGCGGTTCACGGTGTGGTTGCCGATCACCCCCGTGACCGGCACGCCCACACCGTGA
- a CDS encoding ABC-2 family transporter protein yields MGRLIRSEGRKLRSTQLWFWMLVAVIALTALSVIGRMISDTHDGTFAPSDIRDIFLSGQSAFIGSLVLGVLAVTAEFRYQTITPTLLATPSRVRVVSAKLAAYALVGAAYSIIAIVVSCAIALPWLSAKNVSVSLTDDHLISAFAGVLFSVTLWGLVGLGFGALVRNQIVAMVVAIIYVIIVEPILSIIPYVRNVYPYLPGGASAAILDTTSRAGTTGDNHYTLLSPALGCLVLLAWALGLSIIGATLSMNRDIT; encoded by the coding sequence ATGGGCCGTCTGATCAGATCCGAGGGGCGCAAGCTGCGCAGTACCCAACTCTGGTTCTGGATGTTGGTGGCCGTCATCGCGCTCACTGCGCTGTCGGTCATCGGCCGGATGATCAGTGACACCCACGACGGCACCTTCGCGCCCAGCGACATCCGAGACATATTCCTGTCGGGGCAGTCGGCCTTCATCGGCTCGCTGGTGCTCGGGGTGCTGGCGGTGACCGCGGAGTTCCGCTACCAGACGATCACCCCGACTCTGCTGGCCACGCCGTCACGGGTGAGGGTCGTCAGTGCCAAGCTCGCGGCCTACGCCCTGGTTGGAGCCGCGTACAGCATCATCGCCATCGTGGTCTCCTGCGCCATCGCGCTGCCGTGGCTCAGCGCCAAGAACGTCAGCGTCTCGCTAACCGACGACCACCTGATCAGCGCCTTCGCCGGGGTCCTCTTCTCGGTGACGCTCTGGGGGCTGGTCGGTCTCGGGTTCGGTGCGCTGGTCCGTAACCAGATCGTGGCGATGGTGGTCGCCATCATCTACGTCATCATCGTCGAGCCGATCCTGTCGATCATCCCGTACGTGCGCAACGTGTATCCGTACCTGCCGGGCGGCGCCTCGGCGGCGATCCTCGATACGACGTCGCGGGCCGGGACGACCGGCGACAACCACTACACGCTTCTCTCCCCGGCCCTCGGCTGCCTGGTACTGCTGGCCTGGGCGCTTGGCCTGTCGATCATCGGTGCGACGCTGTCGATGAACCGCGACATCACCTGA
- a CDS encoding Uncharacterized conserved protein, DUF305 family: MTTIDAEVASGELTAGEQAPPRRAGVIALVAVCLVSVLVVAGAVGYLLHSQSSSTAVATPAADSVDAGFSRDMATHHTQAVSMAGYTRDNSSDPAVKLLAFDIETSQQFQLGQMDGWLTSWGLGRTSDLPEMSWMGSSMQMQSNGLMPGLATQAEVAKLKTLKGKALDIYFLQLMLRHHQGGVQMAQYAAEHAETDYVRTTAQAMVAAQQNEIIEMEQMLRERGAAPLPATS, encoded by the coding sequence ATGACAACAATCGATGCTGAAGTCGCGTCAGGCGAGCTCACCGCGGGCGAGCAGGCACCGCCGCGTCGAGCCGGCGTCATCGCCCTGGTTGCCGTCTGTCTCGTCTCGGTGCTGGTCGTCGCCGGCGCCGTCGGATACCTCCTGCATTCGCAGAGCTCGTCGACGGCCGTGGCAACGCCGGCTGCCGACTCGGTGGACGCCGGCTTCTCCCGCGACATGGCCACTCATCACACCCAGGCCGTGTCGATGGCCGGCTACACCCGCGACAACAGCTCGGATCCGGCCGTGAAGTTGCTCGCCTTCGACATCGAGACGTCCCAGCAGTTCCAGCTCGGGCAGATGGACGGGTGGCTCACCTCGTGGGGGCTCGGCCGCACCTCCGACCTCCCGGAGATGTCCTGGATGGGCAGCTCGATGCAGATGCAGTCCAACGGGCTGATGCCCGGGCTGGCGACTCAGGCCGAGGTCGCCAAATTGAAGACCCTCAAGGGCAAGGCCCTGGACATCTACTTCCTGCAGCTGATGCTGCGCCATCACCAGGGCGGTGTTCAGATGGCGCAGTACGCGGCCGAGCACGCAGAGACCGACTACGTGCGTACGACGGCGCAGGCGATGGTGGCGGCCCAGCAGAACGAGATCATCGAGATGGAGCAGATGCTTCGGGAGCGCGGGGCGGCGCCACTTCCGGCCACCAGCTGA
- a CDS encoding ABC-2 type transport system ATP-binding protein, with translation MTDTAGASPQPLHSGAAPADGRIVVENLTKTFGSTRAVDALSFTVEPGSVTGFLGPNGAGKTTTLRMLLGLVRPTGGTATIGGQRYHDIHNPLQVVGAALEAASFHPARTGRNHLRVYCAAAGIPDNRADEVLELVGLGPVGRKKVRGYSMGMRQRLGLAATLLGNPRVLILDEPANGLDPEGIRWLRGFFRHLAAEGRTILVSSHQLAEVQAVADRVVILNQGRLVRQGSIAELAENGDTVVVRSPSAPQLAEALRREGIAVELHDPTLVRVPGGNQARIGHTAFVNNIELHELSLERFDLEKLFFSLTQGAFAANDLTPGAQQPPTGYPPPPGYQPQPGYQPPPGNQPPPGFQPPPGHQPGYPPPGYQPPPPGNQPPSGPAGGDPWAV, from the coding sequence ATGACCGACACAGCCGGTGCGTCGCCTCAGCCCCTTCACTCCGGCGCAGCGCCGGCCGACGGCCGCATCGTCGTCGAGAACCTCACCAAGACCTTCGGGTCGACGCGAGCCGTGGACGCACTCAGCTTCACTGTCGAACCCGGCTCGGTCACCGGCTTCCTCGGCCCCAACGGAGCCGGCAAGACGACCACGCTGCGCATGCTGCTCGGGCTGGTCCGCCCCACCGGCGGCACGGCGACCATCGGCGGCCAGCGCTACCACGACATCCACAACCCGCTCCAGGTTGTCGGTGCGGCGCTGGAGGCGGCGAGCTTCCACCCGGCCCGCACCGGTCGCAACCACCTCCGTGTCTACTGCGCGGCGGCTGGCATACCGGACAACCGGGCCGACGAGGTACTTGAACTGGTGGGCCTCGGGCCGGTCGGGCGCAAGAAGGTGCGGGGCTACTCGATGGGGATGCGTCAGCGCCTCGGCCTAGCCGCGACCCTCCTCGGCAATCCGAGGGTGCTGATCCTCGACGAGCCGGCCAACGGCCTCGACCCTGAGGGAATTCGCTGGCTTCGCGGCTTCTTCCGTCATCTCGCCGCGGAGGGTCGCACCATCCTCGTCTCCAGCCACCAGCTCGCCGAGGTCCAAGCCGTCGCTGATCGGGTAGTGATCCTCAATCAGGGTCGCTTGGTGCGGCAGGGCTCCATCGCCGAACTGGCCGAGAACGGAGACACCGTGGTGGTTCGCTCCCCGTCGGCGCCGCAACTGGCCGAGGCCCTGCGTCGGGAGGGTATCGCCGTCGAACTGCACGATCCGACGCTCGTCCGCGTTCCGGGTGGAAATCAGGCCCGGATCGGTCACACCGCCTTTGTGAACAACATCGAGTTGCACGAACTCAGCCTGGAACGTTTCGACCTGGAGAAGCTCTTCTTCTCACTCACCCAGGGCGCCTTCGCGGCCAATGATCTGACGCCCGGCGCGCAGCAGCCACCCACGGGCTACCCACCGCCGCCGGGATACCAGCCACAACCGGGTTACCAGCCACCACCGGGCAATCAACCGCCACCCGGTTTTCAGCCACCACCCGGTCATCAACCGGGCTACCCACCACCCGGCTACCAACCCCCACCACCCGGGAATCAGCCCCCAAGCGGCCCGGCCGGAGGTGACCCATGGGCCGTCTGA